GCAGGGGCGGGGGTTGCGTGGCATAGTCGGCGGCGGCGAACAGCGCGATGGCGGCGGACATGCCGCTCAGGGTCAGGCCCTTTTTGCTTGTGACCGCGCCCCACCATTGTTCGGGCCTGCCTTGCCGGAGTGCCGCACTTCTCTTTTCCCATAGCTGGAAAAGATAAGAACGGCCCTTCGACAAGCTCAGGGCGAACGGACGTTTGCGTTCGGGATCGGCCACGTCCCTACCGCTGCACCACCGTCACGGGCGCATTGGGCAGCGCGGCACGGATCGCCGGCGAATACATCGCCTCGACCCGTGTCGGCGGCAGGCTGAAGCGCCCCGCGCCGTTCAGTCGCATGGTGTAGGCGATGGTGAACGATCCGCGCGGCACCCAGGCGAAATAGCCGCGCCACGAGTCGCGACGCCGCTCGACATAGCTCGGCTGCACGCCGTCGCCGCCGCTGACCTCACCGAGCATCGCTGACTGGCCGCCGAGATTGCCAACGATCGTCGCGCCCGCCGGGATCGGATCATTGACCACCACCCAGTTGCGTTCGGCCGACGCCTCGACGCTGATCGTCACCTTGATCACGTCGCCGCGCGTCAGCACACCGGGAGTACGCGCCTGCACCACCTGGGTCTTCTTGGTCATTTTGTAGCCGGCGTTGAGCGGCTGAGTCAGCGGCACCGCCGCCGAGACCGAGACCATCGCCCATGGCCCCGCTTCGCTGCCTTGCGCCATTCTGAGCGGGGTCGCCGCCGCCGGAAGCGGGAACGAAGCCTGGCGCAGATCGACCGAGAGCGGCCACGCCTTGCTGATCGTCTGCGAGCCGAGCGACAGCGTGGTCGACCCGGTGATCGCGCTCGCCGGATAAAGCGTGCCGAATTTGCGCGCGGCGATCGTGCCCCAGGCATTGGCGGTGGTCGTATCCCAATGCCCGCGCTGCTGGCGCAACGAGACGCCGACCATCATCTTCGGCGCATCGTCCTGCCAGCCGGGGCGGCCGAGCGTGGCGATGACCGATTTGATCGACGCTTCGTCGCCCGACGACATCAGCCACCACGACGCGTTGCTTTGGTCGGAGAGATCGAGCCGCGTGCCTTCATAGACCAGACGCGTGCGCAGCTCGGCTTCGGCATTGGCCTTGAGCGCCACCGCATTGGCGATGCCAGGGATGCGGTCGAGCGCGACGAGATAATCGGCCAGCGTGCTGGTCGGCATCTCTTTCGGTGCGATGCCGATCTGGCCGAGCATGGCCGGTGTTGCCGCGCCCTGGCGGGCGAGCGCGGTCAACGCGGCGACGCGCTGGAGCCGGACATCGCCATATTCCTCTCGCCGCAAACGCCCGTCGACCACCGACTTCATCGCTTCGATCATGCGCGTGCGCGGCCCTTCGGGGATCGGCAGGCCGGCATCGGCGGTCAGCGACAAGACATAGGCGGTCAGCGCTTCCGATCCGGTCAGGCTTTCCGACGGCCAGTAACGCAACAGGCCATCGGATGCCTGATAGGTCGGGATTTCACCCGCCAATCGCGTCCAGGCGCCACTGTCGCCGAGCGCAACCGCACGCGACAAGCGTTGTTCGAAACAGTCATAGGGATAGGCGCTCATATAGGCGCGCACCCCCTGCAACGGCGGCTGCAGCGTATCGTCGAGACGGATGTCGACCGTGCCGCGACCCGGCAGCGCCCCGGCCGGCGGTGCGATCTGGATCGAGGTCGCCGTGCCCACGCGAGCGAGCGTCGCCGCCCAAACCTCGACCGGGATTGCGGGGATCACGTCCTGAGAGACGGTGATCTGGTCGAGCGCTTTTCCGCCTTCCGCCTTGGCTTTCACTTGCCAGCGCAGCGCAGCGATATTCTCCGGCGCGGTCAGGTTCCACGCGACCGGCGCCGCGCCGCCCGCCGGAATGGTGACGGTGAGCGGGCGTCCTTCCGCGACGCGCGGCGTGACATCGACCGTTGCGGTGACTTTCATCGGTTTGTCCGAGCCGTTGCGCAGCGTGAAGGCGGCGGCATAATAATCGCCGGAGCGCACCAGTGTCGGCATGCCGGCATAGATCGACAGATCCTGCGCGGTGCGGACGCTGGCCATGCCGGTGCCGAACAATTGCGCGCCATCGGTGGCGATCGCAACCAGCTTGAACGAGGTCAGCGCGTCGGACAGCGTCACGGGAACCCGCGCGCGGCCTTGCGCATCGAGCGCGACGCGGCCTTTCCACAGCAATACCGGCTGGAAATTCTCGCGGTTGAGACCCGACAGGTCGCCGCCACCACCGCCGCCGGCCTCGACCGCCTTGCGACCGTAATGGCGCTTGCCGACAACCTGCATCTGCGCGGTCGAGGTAAGCACCGCCAAGGGCCGTTCGCCCATCATCGCGGTAAGCACGTCCCAGCTGTCATTCGGCGCGAGTTGCAGCAGCGCCTCATCGACCGCCACGAACGCAACGTCGGCGCTCGCCGCCGGTTTGCCGTCGGGCGTTTTGACCTGGACATCGACTTGCGCGGTGTCGCGCGCGGCATAGCGTTGCTTGTCGGCCTTGACCGCGACCTGCAGCTTGTGCGCGTCCCAGCCGACCTTCACCTTAGCGATGCCGAGGCGGTAAGCGGGCTTGGCGAGATCGACCAGAGCGGTCGGCTCCTGGCCTTCGGGCGGACCGCTGGCCAGGCCAAGACTCTGCGCGATGCCGTTGACCCAGCTCCAGAAGCCGCTCTGCACGCGGCCACGCACCGCCATGACCGACACGAACACGTCAGGCGCATAGCTGCCCGGCATCTTCACCTCGACCACCGGGTCCTTGCCCGACAGCGTCGTCACGAAGCTCGACAGCACGCCTTCACGCTCGACCGTGACCAGAGCGGTCGCCTCGCGGAACGGCATGCGCACCTGGAAACGCGCGGTCTCACCGGCCTTGTAGCTGGTCTGTTCGGGGACGATGTCCATACGGTCGCCATTGTCGCCGCCGAACCACCAATCCTCATCACCCGCGAGCCATACCGACTGCGTCGCGTGCGCGACATTGCCATTGGCGTCGCTGGTCGTCGCAACGGCATAGACCTCGCCCGAAACACCGGGATCGATCGTGCATTGCGCCAATCCTTGCGCATCGGTCGTCGCGCTGCAGGTCGCGGACAGCTTCTCGGTACGCATCTGATTGTCATAGGCGTAGAAACCGCCGATCAGCCGGCGCCGCGCGGTCAGCACCTTGCGGCTGTACAGCGCAACCGAGATAGACTGGTTGGCGATCGGCTTGTTCGAAGTGTCGAGCGCGACGAAGCGTAGGCGCAGATCGTCCTGCTTCATCAGCCAGCCATCGCTCTTGATGCCGAGCTGTACCGCCGAGGAATAGATCGGGATGCGCTTCGAGGCGGTCAGCACCTCGCCATTGGCGTCCTGATAATCCATCTCGACCAGCATGTCGGCACCGTTTTCCAGCGTCTGCGGCACGTCGATCGTGGTGCGCGAGGTGCCGTCGCCGCCGAGCGTCGCGGGCAACGTCTGGGTCGGCGGCAGCGGGGTCGATTCCTCCTCGCCATCACCATTTAGCGGCTTCACGCCTTCCTTTATGTCGGTGCCGCCGAAACTATAGCCCTCATAACCCTCAGGGTTGGCGTTGCGCCCGAACCAGCCGACCCGCATATCGACCGCGAGGTTCGACGCGCCGCCACCCGACAGATACCCGACGAACAGGTCGAGCGGCATCGTCTTGGGCCGCACCGACGCTTCCTTCGGACCGGTCACGCTGGCGCGCATGGTCGGCAATTTATATTCGTCCACCTTGAACGATTGCTCGGTGTAGATCGTGCGATCTCCGATGATCACCTGCAGGTCGTAATCGCCCATCGGCGCGCCTTGTGGCGCGGCCCATTCGGTCTCGCCGATGCCACTCGCGTCGATCGTCAGCGGCAGATCGAACTGCGTGTCGGACCCGCGATGCGACAGGCGCAGCGTGCCGGTAAAGGCCGGGGTCATCGCAAAGCCCTCGCCCAGCGGCTTACGCACAATATGCTTCATATGGATCGTCTCGCCCTGACGGACGAGCGCACGATCGAACACGGTGTGGAGGATTTCGCTCTTGGCTTCATAGCCATAGGGCAGATCGAAATCATACGGCCGGATGCCCTGGCCCCATTCGGTCAGGGTGAAGCTGAAATCGTCGCCGGCGCGCGCCGAGACCATCAGCGGACCCATCGAACCATTCTCGCACGAGCCATAGGTTTGCGGTTCGGGCAGACCGGCGGGTACGAACAGCCCGCCCGCCTTGTCAGTCACGCCGCGCGCGAGCAGCCTGCCGGTGCAGCTGTCGGAAATGCGCACTTCGGCATCGGGCATCGGCTTGCCGGTGTCGAGTTGAGTCACCCAGGCAAGGCTGCGTTCGCGGCCCCATTTGAAATGCACCGCCATGTTGGTGACCAGAGCGGCGCTGGCGACATAACGCGGTGCCTTGCGCCCGAGCAGCGCCTGGCCAAGCACAGGACTCGCCAGTTCGACAACATAGAATCCGGGCTTGGTCAGGTTGATCCCGACGACCTCGAAATCCTTGCCCTTGCCGGGCAGCGGGACCTTCAGCGCGGTCGCGGAGCCGCCGGCGAGGATCGGCGCGGCACCGGTATTGTTGATGCGGATCGTTTCCTTGCCGCGCTTCACCTCTTCCGATTGATAATCATCGGCCTTGTCCACGATGCGCAGCCAATTGGCGATCTGCCCGTCCGAGGCATCGACGCGCAGCGACTGTCCGGCGATGGCGAGATTGCTGCCCTGGAGCGACTCCTCAACGTTGCGCACGGTGACCGGCAGCACGCCGCCTTCCTTCGCTTCGAGGATGCCAAACGGCGCGGCGAACTTCACCAGCGGCGGTGCCTCGTCAAAGCGAATATCGAGCGGGAAGCGCTCGGCATTGGCGAGTATGCGGCCGCTCTCATCCTTGATCCCGGCCGGGATGCTCAACTTGGCAGCGGTCGCGGCGGGCAACGGGCTGGAGAAGCTGATATCGCTGATCGTCGCCTTTTTCTTGTCGTCGTCATAGAACACCGGCTTGATCGTCTTGCCATCGGCGGTGGTGATGCTGATCTGCTGCGCGGCACTCATCGGGACCGGTGCAGTGAAGCGGATATAGGCCTTTTCGACCGGCGAGCAGCCGGCTTGGGCATTGACGCGGCTGCATTCGAAACGCGCGGTGAACGGCTTGCGCACGGTGTAGTCGAAACGCTGGTCGGCCCCGGCGAGCTTGCCGCCCGCTCCGGCAATGTTCGCGCCCCACATCAGTGCAACATCGCGGCCCGGCGGTAGCGGACGGCGGCATTTGAGCGCGGTGACGCCTTCATAGGCCTTGGCGCGATCGGCAGCGGAGGCCGGTACCGTCGCGGGCAGCCCGGCATTTTCCAGGAAGCTGCGCACGTTCCAATTGTCGGTGCCCATCTCGCCGAGCAGCTTGCCCGGCAGATCGGCGGACAGGACATCGACCGGAATCTTCTCGCCAATGCCCTCGACCGAGCAATAGGCATTGGCCCCGACCGAGGCGGCGGTCGCGGGCAGGTTGGCGGCGACCAGGAAGGTCTGATCTTCCTCGATCTCGCCATTATATTGCGCGGGCAGCACGGCGCGCGCGACCGGCCCGCCGCTGTCGACCTTGAAGCTTTGCTGGCCCGTCACGGCATAACCCGACACGCTTTTCAGCGCGGCCTTGAGCTTGAATTCGCACACCGTCCCGCCCGGCAGCGAGCTCTTGAATTCATGCACGAAAGTCTGCGGATCGACCCAACGTCCTTCGCCCTCAACCGGGCAGGTCACGTCGAACGGCCCGATCGCGCGTGGGTCGCCGAGCGCGACCATCGGCTGGCTGAAGCGCGCGGTGAAGCGCTCGATCGCGCCGCCGCCGATGCCCGGGGTGGCGAGAATGACCTGCGGACTGTTGTCACCGAGCGCCGCGACGGGCGCGAGCGCCAGTCCCAGAAGAGTGAGGCGAATTGCCAGCTTCATCGAACGCTCCCCTGAACCGGCGAAAAGGCTAATGCTTTCAACAGGCGCAAGTCCAGTACCGATTTCCGGCTGGGAGCGCTTCCGCCTCGTCCGCGAACAGGTTAGTCACTGACGGCAATGGACCTGTATCTGCCCATCGCCAACCTGTCGGTCAACGCGCTCGTCATCGTCCTGCTAGGGGGCGGCGTTGGCATATTGTCGGGCATGTTCGGGGTCGGCGGCGGGTTCCTGACCACACCGTTACTGATCGTCTATGGCATCCCGCCAACGGTTGCCGCAGCTTCGGCGGCGAGCCAGGTGACCGGCGCCAGCGTATCCGGCGTGTTCGCGCATGTCCGGCGCAAGGGTGTCGACTTCAAGATGGGCGGGGTGCTGGTGGCGGGCGGTGTGGTCGGGTCGTTCGCCGGCGCCGGCATCTTCCGATTGCTTCAGGCGAGCGGCCAGATCGATACCGTGATCGCGGTGATCTATGTCCTCATGCTTGGCTCGATCGGCGGGCTGATGGGATCTGAATCGCTCCAGGCGATCCGTGTGACGCGTGGCGCCAAGCCGCCCAAGCCGCGCAAGCGCCGCCATCATCCGCTGGTCGCCTCGCTGCCCGGACGCACGCGTTTCTATGCCTCGGGCCTTTATATCTCGCCGCTCGCACCGCTGTTGCTTGGTTTCTTCACCGGCATATTGACGATCCTGCTCGGGGTCGGCGGCGGGTTTATCCTGGTGCCGGCGATGCTCTATCTGCTCGGCATGGGCACGCAGGTGGTGGTCGGCACATCATTGTTCCAGACGTTGTTCGTGACCGCTGCCGCGACCATGGTCCATGCGATGACGACCAAGGCGGTCGATATCGTGCTCGCGGCCTTGCTGCTGCTCGGATCGGTGGT
This portion of the Sphingomonas sp. So64.6b genome encodes:
- a CDS encoding MG2 domain-containing protein, with the protein product MKLAIRLTLLGLALAPVAALGDNSPQVILATPGIGGGAIERFTARFSQPMVALGDPRAIGPFDVTCPVEGEGRWVDPQTFVHEFKSSLPGGTVCEFKLKAALKSVSGYAVTGQQSFKVDSGGPVARAVLPAQYNGEIEEDQTFLVAANLPATAASVGANAYCSVEGIGEKIPVDVLSADLPGKLLGEMGTDNWNVRSFLENAGLPATVPASAADRAKAYEGVTALKCRRPLPPGRDVALMWGANIAGAGGKLAGADQRFDYTVRKPFTARFECSRVNAQAGCSPVEKAYIRFTAPVPMSAAQQISITTADGKTIKPVFYDDDKKKATISDISFSSPLPAATAAKLSIPAGIKDESGRILANAERFPLDIRFDEAPPLVKFAAPFGILEAKEGGVLPVTVRNVEESLQGSNLAIAGQSLRVDASDGQIANWLRIVDKADDYQSEEVKRGKETIRINNTGAAPILAGGSATALKVPLPGKGKDFEVVGINLTKPGFYVVELASPVLGQALLGRKAPRYVASAALVTNMAVHFKWGRERSLAWVTQLDTGKPMPDAEVRISDSCTGRLLARGVTDKAGGLFVPAGLPEPQTYGSCENGSMGPLMVSARAGDDFSFTLTEWGQGIRPYDFDLPYGYEAKSEILHTVFDRALVRQGETIHMKHIVRKPLGEGFAMTPAFTGTLRLSHRGSDTQFDLPLTIDASGIGETEWAAPQGAPMGDYDLQVIIGDRTIYTEQSFKVDEYKLPTMRASVTGPKEASVRPKTMPLDLFVGYLSGGGASNLAVDMRVGWFGRNANPEGYEGYSFGGTDIKEGVKPLNGDGEEESTPLPPTQTLPATLGGDGTSRTTIDVPQTLENGADMLVEMDYQDANGEVLTASKRIPIYSSAVQLGIKSDGWLMKQDDLRLRFVALDTSNKPIANQSISVALYSRKVLTARRRLIGGFYAYDNQMRTEKLSATCSATTDAQGLAQCTIDPGVSGEVYAVATTSDANGNVAHATQSVWLAGDEDWWFGGDNGDRMDIVPEQTSYKAGETARFQVRMPFREATALVTVEREGVLSSFVTTLSGKDPVVEVKMPGSYAPDVFVSVMAVRGRVQSGFWSWVNGIAQSLGLASGPPEGQEPTALVDLAKPAYRLGIAKVKVGWDAHKLQVAVKADKQRYAARDTAQVDVQVKTPDGKPAASADVAFVAVDEALLQLAPNDSWDVLTAMMGERPLAVLTSTAQMQVVGKRHYGRKAVEAGGGGGGDLSGLNRENFQPVLLWKGRVALDAQGRARVPVTLSDALTSFKLVAIATDGAQLFGTGMASVRTAQDLSIYAGMPTLVRSGDYYAAAFTLRNGSDKPMKVTATVDVTPRVAEGRPLTVTIPAGGAAPVAWNLTAPENIAALRWQVKAKAEGGKALDQITVSQDVIPAIPVEVWAATLARVGTATSIQIAPPAGALPGRGTVDIRLDDTLQPPLQGVRAYMSAYPYDCFEQRLSRAVALGDSGAWTRLAGEIPTYQASDGLLRYWPSESLTGSEALTAYVLSLTADAGLPIPEGPRTRMIEAMKSVVDGRLRREEYGDVRLQRVAALTALARQGAATPAMLGQIGIAPKEMPTSTLADYLVALDRIPGIANAVALKANAEAELRTRLVYEGTRLDLSDQSNASWWLMSSGDEASIKSVIATLGRPGWQDDAPKMMVGVSLRQQRGHWDTTTANAWGTIAARKFGTLYPASAITGSTTLSLGSQTISKAWPLSVDLRQASFPLPAAATPLRMAQGSEAGPWAMVSVSAAVPLTQPLNAGYKMTKKTQVVQARTPGVLTRGDVIKVTISVEASAERNWVVVNDPIPAGATIVGNLGGQSAMLGEVSGGDGVQPSYVERRRDSWRGYFAWVPRGSFTIAYTMRLNGAGRFSLPPTRVEAMYSPAIRAALPNAPVTVVQR
- a CDS encoding sulfite exporter TauE/SafE family protein, coding for MDLYLPIANLSVNALVIVLLGGGVGILSGMFGVGGGFLTTPLLIVYGIPPTVAAASAASQVTGASVSGVFAHVRRKGVDFKMGGVLVAGGVVGSFAGAGIFRLLQASGQIDTVIAVIYVLMLGSIGGLMGSESLQAIRVTRGAKPPKPRKRRHHPLVASLPGRTRFYASGLYISPLAPLLLGFFTGILTILLGVGGGFILVPAMLYLLGMGTQVVVGTSLFQTLFVTAAATMVHAMTTKAVDIVLAALLLLGSVVGAQIGARLASRVKPEYLRLALAVIVLLVAIRIGIGLGWRPDEIYSVELS